The Agromyces sp. LHK192 genome includes a window with the following:
- a CDS encoding ATP-binding protein, which translates to MGLFPESHWRIETIEVVNWGGFHRQPATFSFHSGASIVTGFSGVGKSTVLDAYLALMMPSSVRFNGASNAATSGKARSAEQRNLVTYLRGKTNETREEGRLTDKVLRGDRKPTWGAVAATFVSDSDERFTVARGYHVPAVATRDGEVVKRMMTLTGTLNVRDLEAFAKIGGDSFPESAMRAKWPSIKVHQSYEEFAQKLSTNLGIGAGGDGSNALALLARIQEGAHFPTVDSLYKQLVIEKPDTYSVADEAIEAFNGLDDMYQKMEISQQQANLLAPIVEAFEAMEAAQREVDTSTIMGSLHADDTPAGLWRLRAHAAVLDAEDDDLQAQVASKREEQASAEAAAAEIQSKLTKAEKDLKAAGGDQITELTQEISALDVELDVRCKARSRLHDALTGLDVSIESEHDLLDLHAASRDHKSRAEERRAELDVIRDRLVREEWPTNAALKEVREEVASLKGRSGRVDSVLDANRRKAAELSGLNPEDLPFVAELINVAAGEEQWRVAIETVLHSSARTLLVPLEHLERFSRAIDGHLMSPRLVFEGVQRGAPAQPAPIDPDRLAGKLEFKPSPYQAWVIEHVSHPSRNALCVPSPVNLVGDGLRVTLAGQTRRRRSGAHGRSQSRLIIGFDNDDLKAELRRREEELLDSLRDAEAKRAAVAADVNKLNKAERAYDRTDEFTWAQIDVESVRSEAAKLRELRQELRDGKIGISALEGRVKQLDDALDEERGRRHVLDRDLKVLDKQRADLAPFIDKVKLKMETLEDDPSITITSNLSAKLDAAWADVIGEETPNRASWASFVKRLDEKLAREAETALDVVVGRRRELERTFSQFQERWYDPNRGEKVSSYRDYLAILEEINRVGIHSQREKWRRNALQWSGKYLRLLGSSMTSALEEIEDRLHSVNDILRELPFGPTHDRLKIELRRLAPKVEVEFRKGLSSFAKMSTAGASDEVLMARFTEMRVFMAQIRTRNDPRLTASLADYAARDEILDVRRHVEITARQFDSTGAEVAEYASLAGKSGGEMQELVAFIVGAALRFQLGDESRERPRFAPVFLDEGFIKADSEFAGRAVEAWKGLGFQLIIGAPVDKYSGLVDHVGRTLVVTKNRDTGHSFVDHILHDGDKGATA; encoded by the coding sequence GTGGGTCTCTTCCCCGAGTCGCATTGGCGCATCGAGACGATCGAGGTCGTGAACTGGGGTGGGTTCCATCGCCAGCCGGCGACATTCTCCTTTCACTCTGGGGCGTCGATCGTCACCGGCTTCTCCGGTGTGGGCAAGTCGACGGTCCTGGACGCCTACCTCGCGTTGATGATGCCATCGAGCGTGCGCTTCAACGGCGCATCGAACGCAGCCACGTCTGGTAAGGCTCGCTCGGCTGAGCAACGGAACCTGGTCACCTACCTTCGGGGGAAGACGAACGAGACCCGCGAGGAGGGGCGCCTCACCGACAAGGTGCTGCGCGGAGACAGGAAGCCGACGTGGGGCGCCGTGGCGGCGACGTTCGTCTCGGACTCGGACGAGCGATTCACCGTTGCCCGTGGCTACCACGTGCCGGCCGTCGCGACTCGCGACGGCGAGGTCGTCAAGCGAATGATGACCCTCACGGGCACTCTCAACGTCCGCGACCTCGAGGCGTTCGCAAAGATCGGCGGCGACTCGTTCCCCGAATCCGCGATGCGCGCCAAGTGGCCGAGCATCAAGGTCCACCAGAGCTACGAGGAGTTCGCCCAGAAGCTGTCGACAAACCTCGGCATCGGCGCCGGCGGCGACGGCTCCAACGCGCTGGCGCTGCTCGCCCGGATCCAGGAGGGGGCTCACTTCCCCACCGTCGACTCCCTGTACAAGCAGCTGGTCATCGAGAAGCCGGACACGTACAGCGTCGCCGACGAGGCGATCGAGGCGTTCAACGGCCTGGACGACATGTACCAGAAGATGGAGATCTCGCAGCAGCAGGCGAACCTCCTGGCACCCATCGTCGAAGCGTTCGAGGCGATGGAGGCCGCACAGCGCGAGGTCGACACGTCCACGATCATGGGGTCACTGCACGCCGACGACACCCCCGCCGGATTGTGGCGGCTGCGTGCTCACGCCGCCGTCCTCGATGCTGAGGACGACGACCTGCAGGCGCAGGTGGCGTCCAAGCGCGAGGAGCAGGCATCGGCTGAGGCTGCTGCTGCCGAGATCCAGTCGAAGCTGACGAAAGCCGAGAAGGATCTGAAGGCTGCCGGCGGTGACCAGATCACGGAGCTCACGCAGGAGATCAGCGCCCTCGACGTCGAGCTCGATGTCCGCTGCAAGGCCCGGTCTCGCCTGCACGACGCGCTCACCGGGCTCGACGTCAGCATCGAATCGGAGCATGACCTGCTCGATCTCCACGCGGCTTCCCGTGACCACAAGAGCCGAGCCGAGGAGCGCCGGGCAGAGCTTGATGTGATCCGCGACCGGCTGGTGCGTGAGGAGTGGCCGACTAACGCCGCCCTCAAGGAGGTTCGCGAGGAGGTCGCATCGCTCAAGGGCCGCTCCGGCCGCGTCGACTCGGTCCTCGACGCGAACCGCCGCAAAGCGGCGGAGCTGTCGGGACTCAACCCCGAAGATCTCCCGTTCGTCGCCGAACTCATCAACGTCGCCGCCGGCGAGGAGCAATGGCGGGTCGCGATTGAGACGGTGCTGCACTCGAGCGCCCGCACCCTGCTCGTCCCGCTCGAACACCTCGAACGGTTCTCCCGGGCCATCGATGGGCACCTCATGTCGCCGCGGCTGGTTTTCGAAGGCGTTCAGCGCGGCGCCCCTGCACAGCCGGCACCGATCGACCCCGACCGCCTGGCCGGCAAGCTCGAGTTCAAGCCTTCTCCGTACCAGGCGTGGGTCATCGAGCACGTCTCTCATCCCTCACGGAACGCACTGTGCGTTCCCTCGCCGGTCAACCTCGTCGGCGACGGGCTCCGCGTCACACTCGCAGGTCAAACCCGCCGCCGCCGTTCCGGCGCCCACGGTCGCAGCCAGTCGCGCCTGATCATCGGCTTCGACAACGATGACCTGAAGGCCGAGCTTCGCCGCCGCGAGGAGGAACTGCTCGATTCCCTGCGCGACGCGGAAGCTAAGCGCGCCGCGGTGGCCGCCGACGTCAACAAGCTGAACAAGGCCGAACGAGCGTACGACCGGACCGACGAGTTCACCTGGGCGCAAATCGACGTCGAGTCGGTGCGTTCCGAGGCGGCGAAGCTGCGAGAGCTGCGCCAGGAACTCCGCGACGGAAAGATCGGAATCTCCGCCCTCGAGGGTCGCGTCAAGCAACTCGATGACGCTCTCGACGAGGAGCGGGGTCGCAGGCACGTTCTGGACCGCGATCTGAAGGTGCTCGACAAGCAGCGTGCCGACCTCGCCCCCTTCATCGACAAGGTGAAACTCAAGATGGAGACCCTCGAGGACGATCCGTCGATCACGATCACTTCGAATCTGTCGGCGAAGCTCGACGCGGCCTGGGCGGACGTGATCGGCGAGGAGACGCCGAATCGCGCGTCATGGGCTTCGTTCGTGAAGCGGCTCGACGAGAAGCTGGCACGCGAGGCGGAGACCGCTCTCGACGTCGTGGTTGGCCGCCGTCGCGAGCTCGAGCGCACCTTCTCCCAGTTCCAGGAGCGCTGGTACGACCCGAACCGCGGCGAGAAGGTGTCGTCGTACCGGGACTACCTCGCCATCCTCGAGGAGATCAACCGGGTCGGTATCCACTCGCAGCGGGAGAAGTGGCGCCGTAACGCCCTGCAGTGGAGCGGCAAGTACCTGCGGCTGCTGGGCAGCTCGATGACGTCCGCGCTCGAGGAGATCGAGGACCGCCTCCACTCCGTCAACGACATCCTCCGGGAGCTGCCCTTCGGCCCCACGCACGACCGACTGAAGATCGAGCTGCGCCGGCTCGCCCCGAAGGTGGAGGTGGAGTTCCGGAAGGGGCTCTCGTCCTTCGCGAAGATGTCAACCGCCGGTGCATCCGACGAAGTCCTCATGGCTCGCTTCACAGAGATGCGTGTCTTCATGGCGCAGATTCGGACCCGCAACGACCCGCGTCTCACAGCGAGCCTCGCGGACTACGCTGCTCGCGACGAGATCCTCGACGTGCGTCGACACGTGGAGATCACCGCGCGCCAGTTCGACTCGACTGGCGCCGAGGTTGCCGAGTACGCGTCGCTGGCCGGCAAGAGCGGCGGCGAGATGCAGGAGCTGGTGGCGTTCATCGTCGGCGCCGCCCTGCGGTTCCAGCTCGGCGACGAGTCCCGCGAGCGCCCACGCTTCGCCCCGGTGTTCCTCGACGAGGGGTTCATCAAGGCGGACTCCGAGTTCGCCGGCCGCGCGGTTGAGGCGTGGAAGGGACTGGGATTCCAGCTCATCATCGGCGCCCCGGTGGACAAGTACAGCGGCCTCGTGGATCACGTCGGACGTACGCTGGTTGTCACCAAGAACCGCGACACCGGCCACTCGTTCGTCGACCACATCCTCCACGACGGCGACAAGGGCGCGACCGCGTGA
- a CDS encoding Wadjet anti-phage system protein JetD domain-containing protein, translating to MKGVPDVVTAVRRHVLARWADEVVADISGAERWWPRRYPLGRPDEEMLTGRFDEVVDLSDQVRRWAAAEGFEVVDRRVRAGGVTVPLPSHVIVPDLDAAACAADAVDLVDAGRARAAVIDAAFPHRRDVLARTVAATSGWSMVDVDLLCRAAAWFEGNDAAGLSPREVPLEGFHSKWLESRRGVVATLAGRESLGVLRPHQPRIHFTYLDPAHLAGGGRRHDSATVGDSFAPAYSPAVVVICENKDTAIHFPALEGAIAVEGAGYGAAAFAEFGWLTDAPLVVYWGDMDADGLRILAQFRTAGVPARSIFMDLPAFDRWERFGTNTDKNGAPIPVTGRGGVVPVGLEEHEADLYLALTDPGWGRPRRIEQERIPLEIAAAVVAGWVAREVNASRSA from the coding sequence GTGAAGGGTGTTCCCGACGTCGTGACGGCGGTGCGCCGGCACGTTCTCGCCCGGTGGGCGGATGAGGTTGTGGCGGATATCTCCGGCGCTGAGCGATGGTGGCCGAGGCGGTATCCGCTCGGCCGCCCCGACGAGGAGATGCTCACCGGCCGCTTCGATGAGGTCGTCGACCTGTCCGATCAGGTGCGCCGGTGGGCTGCAGCGGAGGGCTTCGAGGTCGTCGACCGTAGGGTGCGGGCTGGCGGGGTGACGGTGCCGTTGCCGTCGCATGTGATCGTTCCCGATCTGGACGCGGCGGCCTGCGCCGCCGACGCGGTCGATCTCGTCGACGCGGGTCGTGCACGCGCGGCCGTCATCGATGCCGCGTTCCCGCACCGGCGGGACGTCCTCGCCCGGACGGTCGCCGCGACGTCCGGGTGGTCGATGGTGGATGTGGATCTGCTGTGTCGTGCCGCGGCGTGGTTCGAAGGGAACGACGCCGCGGGCCTCAGCCCGCGGGAGGTTCCGCTCGAGGGGTTCCATTCGAAGTGGCTGGAGTCACGCAGGGGTGTCGTCGCCACCCTCGCCGGCCGGGAGAGCCTGGGTGTCCTGCGTCCGCATCAGCCGCGCATCCACTTCACCTACCTCGACCCGGCCCATCTGGCCGGGGGCGGCCGCCGGCACGATTCCGCGACGGTGGGCGACTCCTTCGCGCCGGCCTACAGCCCGGCCGTGGTCGTGATCTGCGAGAACAAGGACACGGCGATCCACTTCCCCGCCCTCGAGGGGGCGATCGCTGTCGAGGGCGCCGGCTACGGTGCGGCCGCGTTCGCCGAGTTCGGCTGGCTGACCGACGCACCCTTGGTCGTCTACTGGGGCGATATGGACGCCGATGGACTTCGGATACTCGCCCAGTTCCGCACCGCCGGAGTCCCCGCTCGGTCCATCTTCATGGACCTTCCCGCGTTCGACCGATGGGAGCGCTTCGGAACGAACACCGATAAGAACGGCGCACCGATCCCCGTTACTGGGCGAGGCGGTGTTGTGCCGGTCGGCCTCGAGGAACACGAGGCCGACCTATATCTGGCGCTCACCGACCCTGGGTGGGGACGCCCCCGGCGCATAGAGCAGGAACGAATCCCGCTCGAGATCGCGGCCGCGGTTGTGGCTGGTTGGGTCGCGAGAGAGGTCAACGCTTCCCGTTCCGCTTGA
- a CDS encoding integrase core domain-containing protein, with amino-acid sequence MSPVVTLVTDNGGPVRSFTFEAFIAPHPELKHVRTRARTPGQNGARERGFGTLKYEWLFREEIDHGLSLVEQVDAYRYDYNHVRPHKAIAWNRPAHVHAGLAGPTIPNFEIEKTLPKS; translated from the coding sequence GTGAGCCCGGTCGTCACGCTCGTGACCGACAACGGCGGACCGGTCCGGTCCTTCACGTTCGAGGCGTTCATCGCCCCGCATCCCGAGCTCAAGCATGTTCGCACGCGGGCCCGTACGCCCGGGCAGAACGGGGCCCGCGAACGCGGGTTCGGCACGTTGAAGTACGAGTGGCTGTTCCGAGAGGAGATCGATCATGGGCTCTCACTCGTCGAACAGGTCGACGCGTACCGGTACGACTACAACCACGTCCGGCCCCACAAAGCGATCGCGTGGAACCGACCCGCCCACGTCCACGCGGGCTTGGCCGGCCCGACCATCCCCAACTTCGAAATCGAAAAAACCCTGCCAAAAAGTTGA
- a CDS encoding IS3 family transposase, translating to MIRTEAGMSTARFCELFDMPERTWRRRQARARAGHPVKGPWPVPARDAARALVVKHASAHPAWGHRNVWAMVRHDGHRVSQASVLRLLREEGLILEANYQAERRKHAERRKSAFAKEPSGPNQVWQFDFSEFETTTGGTWRIAACRDYWSKYEFDAHVSPTANSTTRSKQSRRPSPRPNACSVRH from the coding sequence GTGATCCGCACCGAGGCGGGCATGTCGACCGCGAGGTTCTGCGAACTGTTCGACATGCCCGAGCGGACATGGCGTCGCCGGCAGGCCCGGGCGCGTGCCGGGCACCCGGTGAAGGGGCCGTGGCCGGTGCCGGCGAGGGACGCGGCCCGGGCGCTGGTCGTCAAGCACGCGTCCGCGCATCCCGCGTGGGGGCACCGGAACGTGTGGGCGATGGTCCGCCATGACGGGCACCGGGTATCGCAGGCCAGCGTGCTGCGGCTGTTGCGCGAGGAAGGCCTGATCCTGGAAGCCAACTACCAGGCTGAGCGGCGCAAGCACGCCGAACGACGCAAGTCGGCGTTCGCGAAGGAACCGTCCGGGCCGAACCAGGTGTGGCAGTTCGACTTCAGTGAGTTCGAGACCACGACCGGTGGTACGTGGCGAATCGCGGCGTGCCGGGACTACTGGTCGAAGTACGAGTTCGACGCGCACGTGTCCCCGACGGCGAACAGTACGACGCGATCGAAGCAGTCGAGAAGGCCCTCGCCGAGACCGAACGCCTGCTCGGTGCGCCACTGA
- a CDS encoding transposase — translation MRRPPTIPAEKKTRIVLSVLAGELSIAEAARREKVSEQSIGRWKADFLEAGKSAMVSGRSGPSTREEQLEAEVAELTQALGEAAAEIRVWKKSAEGRLGNSRTSR, via the coding sequence ATGCGTAGACCCCCAACGATCCCGGCCGAGAAGAAGACGAGGATCGTGCTCTCGGTGCTCGCCGGGGAGCTGTCGATCGCGGAGGCGGCACGGCGGGAGAAGGTCAGCGAGCAGTCGATCGGCCGGTGGAAGGCGGACTTCCTCGAGGCGGGCAAGTCCGCGATGGTGTCCGGCCGGTCCGGGCCGTCGACGCGTGAGGAGCAGCTCGAGGCGGAGGTCGCGGAGTTGACCCAGGCGCTCGGTGAGGCTGCGGCCGAGATCCGGGTGTGGAAGAAGTCTGCTGAGGGTCGCTTGGGAAATTCGAGGACCTCGAGGTGA
- the gltX gene encoding glutamate--tRNA ligase: MSDTAHPTTTATGSDVRVRFCPSPTGTPHVGLVRTALFNWAYARHTGGTFVFRIEDTDAARDSEESYEQILDALTWLGLSWDEGIGVGGPNEPYRQSQRGDIYTDLIQRLKAAGHLYESFSTAEEIDARNEANGRPKQLGYDNFDRDLTDEQRAAFRAEGREPALRLRVPEADLGFDDLVRGRIDFPVGSTIDFVVVRPNGAPLYTFVNPVDDALMGITHVLRGEDLLSSTPRQIALYHALIDIGATTFVPRFGHLPYVMGEGNKKLSKRDPESNLFHHRDRGFIPEGLVNYLALLGWGFSADRDVFSRDELVAAFDVENVNPNPARFDQKKAEAINADHIRQLAPADFAARTVPYLQAAGAVSSPLSAAHEAILAEAAPLVQERIQVLGEAPGMLGFLFTDASGLAYDDEATAALPANAGEVLSTARDALERIPGEAWGTAEIEEALRAALIDGLGLKPRVAFGPVRVAISGRRVSPPLFESMQILGKVDSLARLDRLIATLPPVVE; the protein is encoded by the coding sequence ATGTCTGACACGGCCCACCCCACGACCACCGCCACCGGCAGCGACGTCCGCGTGCGCTTCTGCCCCTCGCCCACCGGCACGCCGCACGTCGGCCTGGTGCGCACCGCCCTGTTCAACTGGGCGTACGCCCGGCACACGGGCGGCACGTTCGTCTTCCGCATCGAGGACACCGACGCGGCGCGCGACAGCGAGGAGAGCTACGAGCAGATCCTCGACGCGCTCACCTGGCTCGGACTCTCGTGGGACGAGGGCATCGGCGTCGGCGGCCCGAACGAGCCGTATCGGCAGTCGCAGCGCGGCGACATCTACACCGACCTCATCCAGCGGCTGAAGGCGGCCGGGCACCTCTACGAGAGCTTCTCGACCGCCGAGGAGATCGACGCCCGCAACGAGGCCAACGGCCGCCCGAAGCAGCTCGGCTACGACAACTTCGACCGCGACCTGACCGACGAGCAGCGCGCCGCGTTCCGCGCCGAGGGCCGCGAGCCGGCGCTGCGCCTCCGAGTCCCCGAGGCCGACCTCGGCTTCGACGACCTCGTGCGCGGCCGCATCGACTTCCCGGTCGGCTCGACCATCGACTTCGTCGTCGTGCGCCCGAACGGCGCGCCGCTGTACACGTTCGTCAACCCGGTCGACGACGCGCTCATGGGCATCACGCACGTGCTGCGCGGCGAGGACCTGCTGAGCTCGACGCCGCGGCAGATCGCGCTCTACCACGCGCTCATCGACATCGGCGCGACGACCTTCGTGCCCCGGTTCGGCCACCTCCCGTACGTCATGGGCGAGGGCAACAAGAAGCTCTCCAAGCGCGATCCCGAGTCGAACCTGTTCCACCACCGAGACCGCGGGTTCATCCCCGAGGGGCTCGTGAACTACCTGGCGCTGCTCGGCTGGGGGTTCTCGGCCGACCGCGACGTGTTCAGCCGTGACGAGCTCGTCGCCGCCTTCGACGTCGAGAACGTGAACCCGAACCCGGCCCGCTTCGACCAGAAGAAGGCCGAGGCGATCAACGCCGACCACATCCGCCAGCTCGCGCCCGCCGACTTCGCCGCACGCACCGTGCCGTACCTGCAGGCCGCCGGGGCCGTGTCGTCGCCCCTGTCGGCGGCGCACGAGGCGATCCTCGCCGAGGCCGCCCCGCTCGTGCAGGAGCGCATCCAGGTGCTCGGCGAGGCGCCCGGCATGCTCGGGTTCCTGTTCACGGATGCCTCGGGCCTCGCGTACGACGACGAGGCCACGGCCGCCCTGCCCGCGAACGCCGGCGAGGTGCTCTCCACGGCGCGCGACGCGCTCGAGCGGATCCCCGGCGAGGCGTGGGGCACCGCCGAGATCGAGGAGGCGCTGCGCGCCGCACTCATCGACGGGCTCGGGCTCAAGCCCCGCGTCGCCTTCGGCCCCGTTCGCGTCGCGATCTCTGGCCGCAGGGTCTCGCCGCCGCTGTTCGAGTCGATGCAGATCCTCGGCAAGGTCGACTCGCTCGCGCGGCTCGACCGGCTGATTGCGACGCTTCCTCCGGTGGTCGAGTAG
- a CDS encoding LysR family transcriptional regulator, whose protein sequence is MGLDTPLRADSTADGSTADSSDAATRRLAAAIDLQTVRIVHAIAEHGSLTAAAAALGYSQPAVSQQVRRFQDRTGVALVERAGRGIRLTESGRALARHARSVTTSLEAAAGDLAELQGLRTGRLRLVAFPSASPTLVPELIASLAASHPGIAVTFVEAEPPEAVDAVRRNRADLAITFSYPGDREDPHRASARGLSVRAYGDERMRLVLPAGHPFAALEEVPLERLAEDPWIAGCPRCRGHLLELTAAAGFAPRIAFETDNFVAVEGMVAQGLGVALLPELALRATPRHPGVAVRSTGHEDVRSLHLVTAKGAERVPAVAAAMRALAALDPGGRGDAAVGTIDDDV, encoded by the coding sequence ATGGGTCTCGATACGCCGCTCCGCGCCGACTCGACCGCCGATGGCTCGACCGCCGATTCGTCGGACGCCGCCACCCGACGGCTCGCCGCCGCGATCGACCTGCAGACCGTGCGCATCGTGCATGCGATCGCCGAGCACGGCTCGCTCACCGCGGCGGCCGCGGCGCTCGGATACAGCCAGCCCGCGGTCAGCCAGCAGGTCCGTCGGTTCCAGGACCGCACGGGCGTGGCACTCGTCGAGCGAGCGGGGCGCGGCATCCGCCTCACCGAGTCGGGGCGCGCCCTCGCCCGCCACGCCCGCAGCGTCACGACCTCGCTCGAGGCCGCCGCCGGCGACCTCGCCGAACTCCAGGGCCTGCGAACCGGGCGGCTCCGCCTGGTCGCGTTCCCGTCGGCCTCGCCGACCCTCGTGCCCGAGCTCATCGCGAGCCTCGCGGCGAGCCACCCCGGCATCGCGGTCACGTTCGTCGAGGCCGAGCCGCCCGAGGCGGTCGACGCGGTGCGCCGGAACCGCGCCGACCTCGCGATCACCTTCAGCTACCCGGGCGACCGTGAGGATCCGCATCGCGCGAGCGCCCGCGGGCTCTCGGTCCGCGCGTACGGCGACGAACGGATGCGGCTCGTGCTGCCGGCGGGGCATCCGTTCGCCGCGCTCGAAGAGGTGCCGCTCGAACGGCTCGCCGAGGATCCGTGGATCGCGGGATGCCCGCGCTGCCGCGGCCACCTGCTCGAACTGACCGCGGCCGCCGGGTTCGCGCCCCGCATCGCGTTCGAGACCGACAACTTCGTCGCCGTCGAGGGCATGGTCGCACAGGGCCTCGGGGTGGCGCTGCTGCCGGAGCTCGCGCTGCGCGCGACGCCGAGGCATCCGGGCGTCGCCGTCCGGTCGACCGGCCACGAGGACGTGCGGTCGCTGCATCTCGTGACCGCCAAGGGCGCCGAGCGCGTGCCCGCCGTCGCGGCCGCGATGCGGGCGCTCGCGGCGCTCGATCCGGGCGGACGCGGCGACGCCGCGGTCGGTACGATTGACGACGATGTCTGA
- a CDS encoding aminotransferase class V-fold PLP-dependent enzyme produces the protein MHRISDDYPSGRGYLAACTLGLPTIGTRDAVALDLERWAAGSASAADYSATVERARGHAATLLGAAAEQVAVGSQVSVFAGLVAASAAPGAEVLCIDGDFSSIVAPFLARGDLRVRHVPLDALADEIRSSTAIVSASLVQSATGEVLDAASVSRASRDAGALLMLDTTQATGWMPTDELDADVVVCHAYKWLSAPRGAAFAAFSDRAVAELTPHTAGWYSGQDPWASCYGPDLHLADGARRFDVSPAWHAWAGAEAALAFAASLDQRDVHVHDLALANAFRARLGLEASDSAIVTWPDADGCDLAALTAAGITASGRAGRARVAFHLWNDEEDVELAAAALGRTGALAATR, from the coding sequence ATGCACCGGATCAGCGACGACTACCCCTCGGGCCGCGGCTACCTCGCCGCCTGCACGCTCGGGCTGCCGACGATCGGCACGCGCGACGCCGTCGCCCTCGACCTCGAGCGCTGGGCGGCGGGTTCCGCGAGCGCCGCCGACTACTCGGCCACCGTCGAACGCGCCCGCGGCCACGCCGCCACGCTCCTCGGCGCCGCCGCCGAGCAGGTCGCCGTGGGGTCGCAGGTCTCGGTCTTCGCCGGCCTCGTCGCCGCATCCGCTGCGCCGGGCGCCGAGGTGCTCTGCATCGACGGCGACTTCAGCTCGATCGTCGCGCCGTTCCTGGCCCGCGGCGACCTGCGCGTGCGCCACGTGCCGCTCGACGCCCTCGCCGACGAGATCCGCTCGTCGACCGCGATCGTGTCGGCGTCGCTCGTGCAGTCGGCGACCGGCGAGGTGCTCGACGCGGCATCCGTCTCCCGGGCCTCCCGGGATGCCGGTGCGCTGCTCATGCTCGACACGACCCAGGCCACGGGGTGGATGCCGACCGACGAACTCGACGCCGATGTCGTCGTCTGCCACGCCTACAAATGGCTGTCGGCACCGCGCGGCGCCGCCTTCGCGGCGTTCTCCGACCGCGCGGTCGCCGAACTCACCCCGCACACCGCGGGCTGGTACTCCGGGCAGGACCCGTGGGCGTCGTGCTACGGGCCCGACCTGCACCTCGCCGACGGCGCCCGCCGGTTCGACGTCTCCCCCGCGTGGCACGCGTGGGCCGGCGCCGAAGCCGCGCTCGCGTTCGCCGCGTCGCTCGACCAGCGCGATGTTCACGTCCACGACCTCGCGCTCGCGAACGCGTTCCGAGCGCGGCTCGGGCTCGAGGCATCCGACAGCGCCATCGTCACCTGGCCCGACGCCGACGGATGCGACCTCGCCGCGCTCACCGCGGCCGGCATCACCGCGTCGGGGCGCGCGGGCCGCGCCCGCGTCGCCTTCCACCTCTGGAACGACGAGGAGGACGTCGAGCTGGCGGCCGCCGCACTCGGCCGGACCGGCGCACTCGCGGCCACCCGGTAG
- a CDS encoding fumarylacetoacetate hydrolase family protein, with the protein MKVARFSHGDSISFGIIDEEEHELVVLKADPLFAGFDPTGERVPLIEAKLLAPVIPRSKVIGIGRNYREHAAELGNETPTEPLLFLKPNTSVIGPGDAIVLPPQSERVEFEGELAVIIGSIARNVREEDAADVIFGYTVSNDVTARDLQRSDPQWTRAKGFDTFCPLGPIVDTEVDLEHGTIETSVNGELKQQGRLADMVHPIPKLVAYASAVFTLLPGDVILTGTPAGVGPLASGDTVEVRIEGLGTLSNPVR; encoded by the coding sequence ATGAAGGTCGCGCGGTTCAGCCATGGAGACAGCATCTCGTTCGGGATCATCGACGAGGAGGAGCACGAGCTCGTCGTGCTGAAGGCCGACCCGCTGTTCGCGGGCTTCGACCCGACGGGCGAGCGGGTTCCGCTGATCGAGGCGAAGCTGCTCGCCCCGGTCATCCCGCGGTCGAAGGTGATCGGCATCGGCCGCAACTACCGCGAGCACGCCGCCGAGCTCGGCAACGAGACGCCGACCGAGCCGCTGCTGTTCCTGAAGCCGAACACCTCGGTGATCGGCCCCGGCGACGCGATCGTGCTGCCGCCCCAGTCGGAGCGCGTCGAGTTCGAGGGCGAACTCGCGGTGATCATCGGCAGCATCGCGCGCAACGTGCGCGAGGAGGACGCGGCCGACGTGATCTTCGGCTACACCGTCTCGAACGACGTCACGGCTCGCGACCTGCAGCGCTCGGATCCGCAGTGGACGCGCGCGAAGGGCTTCGACACGTTCTGCCCGCTCGGGCCGATCGTCGACACCGAGGTCGACCTCGAGCACGGCACGATCGAGACGAGCGTCAACGGCGAGCTCAAGCAGCAGGGCCGACTGGCCGACATGGTGCACCCGATCCCGAAGCTCGTCGCCTACGCGTCGGCCGTGTTCACCCTGCTGCCTGGCGACGTGATCCTCACGGGCACGCCCGCCGGCGTCGGCCCGCTGGCCTCGGGCGACACCGTCGAGGTGCGCATCGAGGGGCTCGGGACGCTGTCGAACCCGGTGCGCTGA
- a CDS encoding GNAT family acetyltransferase: protein MNATDDSTATAGSVRIRPFAVADTEAVVALWRESGLVVPWNDPYRDIERKSTVQPELFLVAESADAAGGADAAGGADAPDLVGTAMVGFDGHRGWVNYLAVAPGLRRSGLGRALMDQAERLLIGLGCPKLNLQVRSTNAAVVEFYERLGYGRDDVVSFGKRLIGDA from the coding sequence GTGAACGCCACCGACGATTCGACGGCGACGGCCGGGTCCGTAAGGATCCGGCCGTTCGCCGTCGCGGACACCGAAGCGGTGGTCGCGCTGTGGCGCGAGTCGGGCCTGGTCGTGCCGTGGAACGACCCGTACCGCGACATCGAGCGGAAGTCGACCGTGCAGCCCGAGCTGTTCCTGGTCGCCGAGTCGGCGGATGCCGCAGGTGGGGCGGATGCCGCAGGTGGGGCGGATGCGCCGGACCTCGTCGGCACGGCGATGGTCGGGTTCGACGGCCACCGCGGCTGGGTGAACTACCTCGCGGTCGCTCCCGGCCTACGCCGGAGCGGCCTCGGCCGGGCGCTCATGGACCAGGCCGAGCGGCTGCTCATCGGGCTCGGCTGCCCCAAGCTCAACCTGCAGGTGCGCTCGACGAACGCCGCGGTCGTCGAGTTCTACGAGCGGCTCGGGTACGGTCGCGACGACGTCGTCAGCTTCGGCAAGCGGCTGATCGGCGACGCCTGA